A single region of the Elizabethkingia sp. JS20170427COW genome encodes:
- a CDS encoding TolC family protein yields the protein MKKINNLWILTGIASLLVVSCKVTDTYERPEIPQEKLSQLYGDQTSSDTLSTAQVSWDKIFTDEKLQTIIRRTIENNYDLKTAVLRIQQSDAYFKQSQLAFLPSVSAGPTAGVSKSSRAAQISDLMPVRTMQSYQLTATTGWEIDIWGKLASAKRAAYASLLASDASKRVIQTQLVSQAAILYYQLLAYDKQLEITQKTVELRRKQLETIKALKEAAILTGADVVQSEANLYAAEVSIPDLELSIKQTQNSLALLMGVSTTEIDRNTMDNQVVYSDLKTGVPSQILKNRPDVQLAEYNFQQAFENYNVAKADVYPSFNITATLGLSSLKLKNLFDHSFMYSASGALSQVIFGKGAKKTQVKVTDLEKQAAYIAYENSIVTAGNEVSNALYSYQAALKKEETRKLQIETLTKAVDFNMELLKYTSKTNYTDVLTSEQNLLSAQLSGVNDKLQQLVASANFYRAIGGGQF from the coding sequence ATGAAAAAGATAAATAATTTATGGATTCTTACAGGGATAGCTTCTCTATTGGTAGTGTCGTGTAAAGTAACCGATACTTACGAAAGACCTGAAATTCCTCAAGAGAAACTTTCTCAATTATATGGTGACCAAACCAGTTCCGATACACTTTCTACAGCGCAAGTGTCTTGGGATAAGATTTTTACTGATGAAAAACTTCAAACCATCATCAGAAGAACTATTGAAAATAATTACGATTTAAAAACAGCCGTATTAAGAATCCAACAAAGCGATGCTTACTTTAAACAAAGTCAGCTAGCATTTTTACCAAGTGTTTCTGCAGGACCTACTGCAGGGGTAAGTAAGAGTAGTAGAGCTGCCCAAATAAGTGATTTAATGCCTGTTAGAACGATGCAAAGTTACCAGCTAACAGCAACTACAGGTTGGGAAATTGATATTTGGGGTAAATTAGCATCTGCTAAAAGAGCGGCTTATGCTTCTTTGTTGGCGAGTGATGCTTCCAAAAGAGTTATACAAACGCAATTGGTATCCCAAGCAGCTATTCTGTACTATCAACTTTTGGCTTATGACAAGCAATTGGAAATTACCCAAAAAACGGTAGAGCTAAGAAGAAAACAATTAGAAACGATAAAAGCTCTAAAAGAAGCTGCCATTTTAACTGGAGCAGATGTAGTACAGAGTGAGGCAAATCTTTATGCCGCTGAGGTTTCTATTCCAGATTTGGAACTTAGTATTAAACAAACTCAAAACTCTTTGGCTTTATTAATGGGAGTTTCTACAACAGAAATTGATAGAAACACGATGGATAACCAAGTGGTATATAGTGATTTGAAAACAGGAGTCCCTTCTCAAATTTTGAAAAACAGACCCGATGTGCAATTGGCGGAGTACAACTTCCAACAGGCTTTCGAGAATTATAATGTAGCCAAAGCCGATGTGTACCCTTCTTTTAATATCACCGCAACCTTAGGGCTTTCGTCACTGAAACTTAAAAATCTGTTCGACCACTCTTTCATGTATTCAGCGAGTGGGGCGCTTAGCCAAGTTATTTTTGGAAAAGGAGCTAAAAAAACTCAGGTAAAGGTTACTGATTTAGAAAAGCAAGCAGCCTATATTGCTTATGAGAATAGTATTGTGACTGCTGGAAATGAAGTTTCTAATGCCTTGTATTCTTATCAAGCTGCTTTGAAGAAGGAGGAAACAAGAAAACTACAGATAGAGACGCTAACAAAGGCTGTAGATTTTAATATGGAATTGTTGAAATACACTTCTAAAACCAATTATACAGATGTACTAACTTCTGAGCAAAATTTGCTTTCTGCACAATTATCAGGAGTTAATGATAAACTTCAACAATTGGTAGCAAGTGCTAACTTCTATAGAGCTATTGGAGGAGGCCAGTTCTAG